The genomic window ATAAGTCAAACCTGCAACAGCtgaaccaaaaataaaatcagtcattATTCACTCAACATTCCAGCGTGTGGCCCACAGGTTTCTGTTCACACATGCTGCATCCTCATTGAAACATCATGGGGTTCCACCCGATTGTGGATCGATCAGACTCATCGTTGCGGACGACACGACTTGGTTCCGCTTCCAGTCACCGACCTGTGAGATGTGGTTGATGGATGACTCCATGCGGCGGAGCTGCGACGCCTGGATGTCGAGCATCTGCAGGACATTGTTGGCCAGCGTGTTGATCAGGTAGGCTACGCTGGCCAGAGACTGGGTGGTGTAGTTCTTGGTCTCCTCCAGCGCCCTCTGCTTGTCTGGAGACTGAACACGAGAaaagcaaacacagacaaaaaccacCATGAAACCCCAACGGACAGCAAAACCATTCATGatcgggtttttttttcctcggcACCATCTGTTCACTTCTGGGTGCGAAACACAGCAGGAGATTGATTATGACAACAGCCTTCAGGCTGTGATTGGATATTGATTGACTGATCTAttgacttcaaaataaaagctgtacTGTGGCAGCAACATTCTGGTGATATATTGACAACAAGTCAGTTGACAATCAGGACACTCGGGCAGTAACTTACAATAACTATAGTTTCAGGGACAACAAATTGTTGAActataaaatactgtacattatctGGTTAAAAATGAATCAGGTTTAGATTACAGAGTGTGTTTAGACCCATTTCTGCAGGCATCAAAGTCTAAAAACCTTTTCCAACAAACAGCGTCGGCTGACAAAGAGAGTGAAGGGTGCAGTAATCACAGGAGAATGATGACAAACAGGTTCTGTGGCAGAAGTCCAGTTCTATCTGTGGGCCACTGATATTTCATAAAAATTTGGTTGTTGATCATCAGTGAGCTGAGGCAGAGCAGTGAGTGGAGGTGTCGAAGCAGCAGTTTAGAATCTGTACAGTAAAATGGAGCTGACACACCACTATCGCTCACTGCAAACAGATTTCattctcatttgttttttagTGCATAAATTGTGTGCGTCAGCTTCACATCAGACAATTTACTTATACAATATGAACTGAAATGAAACTGCATTTTCTAAAACTACAATGTATGTCAGGTTTCTGCAACTTTAATTCACAAATGAAATgctaaaaacacagaaaatatcaCAAATGTAGTAAAAggtcaaaaaacaaagcaaaaacatcCTCCGGGTATTTAAAAGATGTGACAAATAGGAAATCTAGTATGGGGCCGGTTCAGAATCGGACTCAACCTTTCCACAACCATTTGTCAGCCATAAACAACTCACACCTGAGCGAAGCACACAGCGTCATTCCTCAAGTACCTGGGAACAGGTATCTCACTACACCTGTCGCACCTGAACACTGACAACACCATAGAACTGAATTATTCACCTGCTGTCCATCAATCCAACCAGAGATCAACAAGTTTATTCCTAAATAAATGACCCTGCATGACACAAAGTGTGGATCTGATCCATAACTATCTAATAGCAGCCGGGGAAACACTGCAGGGTGACAAGAAAGCAGGTCAGCGAGCTGTCTATTTCAAAGCCTCAGACCAGTTAAACCTGATCAACCCTGTTCATCAAGGAATTCAGATTTAAATATCACATCTAATCAATTACTCCCTTTGGTCCCGATCGTCGATCTATATGTGATAAGAAGCGTTTATAATGTTGGAGACGCGGAATAAAGGTGGTCAAAACTGCTGAAAAACTCAAATCACACCTGCACATTCGTTAAAACGGCTGTGCGTGGGAGTGATGGCTCTCCAGCCAAAAAGCCACGCAACAGAACTGGAACCACAGATGACACTAAAACCACCCAAACAGAATAATCCCGGACATTTAAAGGGAATAAATCAGCAAAAAAGCCTTTAAATCGAACATTTCTTTGACTTAAAAAGCTACATTCCAGTGTGATATACAGCTCCAGCACTGAAACGAGTCACTCATAAATCAGATGCTAATGTTGTCATGGCCGTTTCATCTTTTGTCAACCAAAGCTCATATGTGATTGATCGGGTTTGATATTCTTCACCTCTAGTCCGGTGCACGATCATCTGGCAGGTGTAGCAGCCGAGATTAATCCAGCAGATTAATTTTCACGCTGCCTGGTTGGGATTTGGACCGTGGTTGAATGCCGAGCATCTGGCTAGGAGGCTACCAGGCTAACGCGACAGTCCGCGATGGATGTACTGCCCACACACAACGTTATATCCATATAAATAAGAACTTGTAAACACCTTTGGAATATTTTAACATCGGTGTATTGGGAAAACGGTAATCCGAGCGTGATTTATCTGATAGCAATGTCCCCACAGTTGGTTATCTCTACTGTAGCCGaggctagctagctagcatgCATCTCAGCGATAGCATGCCTACACTAGCCTAGCACAGGATCGCCCCATCGCGGTGTCGCccatttgaagaaaaaataataataactaccTGGACATAATTGCTCTCGCAGTACTCCGCGACTCTCTCCAAATTAGTGAAACTGTCTAGAAGTGCGCTTCGCCCTGCTGGAATCTCCTCTTCCAGAAGCATTTGTAGCTCCGCCATTTTCACATCTTTAGCGTAGCGGAGAGTAACGTTAAAAGTGAAGGTGGGCTCATTGGCGCCACCGCGGCCGATAGCGGTACTGCATGTCTCTAAAAAATGAGTTGGGAGGGCGGGGAGTCCTAAAAATGTTTGTAACAAATATcagggaaattttttttaaaatgcatgaaatgtTTAATACTTTATCGTTGCTTTTCAGGTCTGAGACGTACTGTCTCACTCAGTAGATACTTAAATCACTCCTTAAATCCCACTAGAGAAGTGGGTCTAGCTCtggtgtgaaaaataaaatatgcccAAGAGTCCTTCAGAAGCACAGATACCAGCTCTATTAATTCAATTATATTTCCAGACAGGTTGATGCTTCCTTCTACATATCGTCATTCagtgaaaatatgaaaagataCAATTATAAAAACAAGTCATATTTAATCATTTGTATGAAGCAATTATGTTTTACAAAGGAATGAAATGTGGACCATTTTAACTGACAAACAGTTCATACTGTATGGTGTGgggactttttttatttgagccAGTTTaatccagggctttgaaccagaattttttggcAGTCGGTTTTTTTCGAACATGAAACTGTATTATAACGTTTCTGGTTTTACGTTCCATCCATGaactgatgttcctgaaccggttagaactaAAATATATAGTTAccgaaccggttaataacgttccttgtaaatttaaataagaaGTAAGCTTTAAGacttttacatttgcatttaaGGCTATTAGTTTACATACCAATACATTTACATAGATATGTCCGAAACAGGCAGTttacgatgcaacaaagttaaaattttactctgacatATGTTCATAGGTgagggtaaatcaaagcataggtagatcaaagcactagctttgatctatggtcttacactggacttctccctcgtctttctatcttatccggttcctgagtgtacaaaatttgaaatttcaCTTTGACCTAActttgtcaaggtcatcatctcatttttatcccctttgccgtcCGAGTAATGCCTTTTTAggttcatctttctatcttcaacggttgcaaagatacacacaaacactgacaattacaatacatcaccgcttcgaagTGAGATGTAAACACCGAAAAACGTCCGGAGCGTCGGAGGAAGTCCGTCGAAGGAGATTAATTGCTACAAAGCtctggcagtacggggacacactgcactgaaaacgACTGCAGctaatgagttaatgtctaaatcaaacattttttaacattaacataCGACAGTGTTTACCTGTAATGAATATGATCGAGTTTTAGGTTTCGTTTTGGtaccaaaatgtttttggttttcgttccatgaaccggttcaaagccctagTTTAATCAACCATAGAAAAAGAACAAGTACTAATCCACAAGTTTCCCTCTTTTAACACTGAGTTTATGCAAAGTTAAGTGTGATCAAGGCCTCAGAATGCTTCGGCTTGTTTCGAAGGTCACTGCTAGCTTCTCCTGCTGACGGTGACCCAGGTTTCGTCTTTAGGTGTGGATACCAGCTCAGATCGGACCTCCATGACCTGTCCCTTCAGCTGTTGAAGCTTCAGCTGCCTCACCAATGTGCTGAGCAGGACGGTAGTAAGAGTGTAGGCAAACCTTTCAGAgaacaaacatttcattcaagTATGCAGCATTAATCCTATGCTTTGCACAatataaaatgaacaataagAGATGGATGGCTCTACTTTGGGTCCAAAATTCCAACATTTTCTACCGTgccatttttgtttgcttggtGGTGTGAGTTTTAAAATTACCTAAGCTCCGGGCATGTTTGATTCCCAGAGAATCCGAGCAAACAGAAGCTCTTCCTGACAGATTCTTCTTCAAATCGATCTGGGTCAAACCTGAGGGACGTCAAAgggatgtatatatatacaaatcaTTATAAAGACTGATATAAAATAATGCAATCGTTCTGAGATGAACAGATAAGCCTGTCAAAAAGTAAATGATTGTGTAGCTGACCTGTAAGGGATGCTCCATGTGTCTGAATCTTGCAGGACCACTCCCAAAGCGTAGATGACCAGTGTctgaaaaataagaataatgtTACATGAATTTGcatcttttaaatttttatccATATTTCTGAATTGGTTTGTTGTTGAAAGACAATTTATAAGCTGAACATTCATTCAGTGTTCGTCTCTTTAGAAGTATGTGATCAACTGAGtaagtaaacaataaatattgcTTCTCTTGCTTGCCGGTGGGGGTAATAATGTCCCCTTCGGTTAAAGAGAAATAAACTGAGATAGCAGGAAACGAGACACCTCTTTGGGGATGACATGTTGATCGACTTTGCCCTCCACTTCCTGAAGCCGAGCAGCGACGGGCGTCAGCTTAGCGGTCCTCACCGTCTCATTTAGGACGTGCTGGCAGTATCttttcatgaacacacacaaaataagatCAAGGTTACCGGAATGAATTTTTAAACCTTCACTTCACCATCATGAAGCCAACATGAGGAATCACTGAGGTAATGATTTTTATGTGGTAAGAATAGATGAAGTCCAGCGGTTTTACTTGAGCTGAGGGATCTTGTCCATTGAAACTGGATCTGAACccagcacctcctccagctcctggtaCAGTTTGTCCTGAATGTCGTCTGaggtggacaggaagtgaagcgcCCAGATGCACActaccaaaacaaaacatgtttctgcTGTTCAGCTTTTATCTTTCTCATCATTGGTTTTGATAGCTGTTACTTACAGTTGGCAGTGATGGCGCAACCAGCCAGTAAAAACACCATACAGTCCTCCATGACCTGTAACAAACAACTATTTCTTTATTATCATGTCGGCAAAGAGAAGATTTTGTGTTGTTACGGGTTTTTTCAATAAACTGGTGACGCTGTCAGACTCGCCTGTCGTTCTGAGAGGCTGGACTGAAGAAGAGCgtccacaaacacactctgTTTCCTCTGGGCTTTTCTCTCCTTCACCACTGACAGCAGCATTGATTCCATCTCCGACAAAGCTGAACACCAAATAATGAGAAACACTTtgagaaaagactttttttttctcatgtttttgaCAGTTTAAAAAACTTCCAGCCCTTCAAACAGCACCCAAAAAGTCTCTGATTAAGGCAACAATACTGATTGGGTTAGTAAAGTCTTCCTATGCTCTGAGTCAGAGATCATGTCTGAGCCAttgcaaatatttttcacatcacAAAAACCGAGCAGCACAGCTCAGCTTATGTCAACACAGAGCAGGTGTGAGAGAGACTCCTGCAAAGAAACGAAAACCAAAACTCCAACAAGTCAAAATCGATCACAGATGGTGGTTCAGTACAGTGTCTGCTCAAGAAGAATCCCTTCATGGGGGAAGTGCACTCACCCTTCTCATAACGCCCTTTCCTGCTGGAGCTCTTCTCCAGGGAGCCGTCCATGTAGCCTTTCCCAATTTCTGACCAGATCTGATGGCAACAGTGGAGGTTTGGGAAATAGAAGAACAAAATTTGCCAAAAAATTTAAATCGAAGTTCAAATGACCAAATTTCTGGTTTGCATAACTTAACAAAAACCTAAACACTGagttaaaaactgaaaacttgTTTTCACATCTTGAATGAACAGTGAACAGAAATAGCTATGAGATAATTTTGTCAGAATCAAAGACTAAAACCAAGAGAAATCAATCACATTTGATACCCAAAGAACAGATCAAGTTGTGTGGAAGGGATGCGACCTTATTCTCTACAACAAGAACTCTTGTCTCACCACGTCGTGGTTCTTGCGGAAGGAAATGACCTCGGTGTCATCTGTGAAGCTCTCGCCCAGTGCCAGCTGGGTGACAGTCTTCATGGCGAGACACAGCAGATGGGAACACAGAGGAATGTGTTGAGCATCTGGGAAGGACCTCCACTTttccaccagctcctccaccagctaAGAGAGAAGAAATCCAGGAGGTGCTACTTCTGAATGATTCTGAATATTAGTCAGCAGTTTTGCAGCAGTGAAAATGTCGATCTGAGGGATACAAACCTTGAGCATGAGGGGGAAGTTGTTCTTCAATGTGTTGTTAATGGCACCCTGGTAAACCTTTTTTCTTATTAAGTTCTCTGTGGGCCCTCCATTCATTCCCGACTGGTAACCTAGTAATGACTTCAGCATCGTCTCGAAGGAGTCGGCTGAGAAAAAGAAGAGCAACATTTCCGACAGCGGTCTCGGACGGGTCGGGGAGGATGGAGTGGAAAGTGATGGCGGACATACTGCTGTGGTTGGGGTTGATGTGCTGCTGGAGCTCCTGCACAGAGCCCAGGCTCACCACAGGTCGGCCACCGAACCAGAACGACGCCACGGGTCCAAACTCCTGATGCAGACTGACCAGGAACTCGTGTAGACTGCCTCTGTTCACGAGGTCCGGCAGGTTCCCATCTCTGAGACAGCAGAAAGCCAGGATGTGAGCAGCATGTAAGATCTACTCTGTGTCCAACACTAAAACTTGGAAAACTATCCAAAATACCTGTTTGGATAAGCCTAATAGCATGATTACCCAAGTCAACTGTGTTCACATATGACTTGTGCAATTATGCTATTAGGCTAACGAAATGCTAATATTTAAGGAGACGCTGATGTGCTTGCATCAACATCAGCTTTGTAACATCGTGTGAATTAAGATGAAAACTTACTTCTCGTCTGTTGGATTGAGTCCTGGAATGCCAGACGTCCTTCTGGATGACTAAAAACACGATTAGAAAGTTGAAAAGCATTTCAcgatttcattatttttgaagCAACACGTGTAATTTCTACTTTAAAGCTTCAACTACATCACCTAATATGTTGTTTGCTATAGCAGTCTCAGGAACAGCCAATGATAACAAGTTATCTTTTGCATTTAATAGTTCTGATTGTCATTGTATATGAAATTGGTGTTTTCTAACTTCAACTCAAAATACTACTCGCACTTAAAACTTTGACATGGTTTCGTCTGCTCTGCAGTTAGCGTCAAGCTAAAGCTAACTTCAAACTTTGAATCACTCACCGGGTACAAATAGAGAACAGCGCCAACTAAAATGATGACAAACGTAACTGCAAAGATGGCAAAGTCTAACATGACTTCTCACTTTGgaaagcaaatttttttttttgctctagtGCATGAATATCTGCAGATGTCAAGACACCGTTTCCACGTCAACAGCAACCTTAACGAGTGTTTCTGTGTTCGACTACAAAGCCTGGATGGCAACGAATGCAAACTAATCGATTTCAGAGAAAAACTATTtgtaatgcaaaaataaaacaaaaaccgaTTAAACGCAATAATTTCCCTGACTCTTGCGagtttttgtattatttaatgttttagttCGACAAATATTCatcataaaattatatttattaatgctCCTTGTAAATATTGTGCCTAATAAATGTTTATGGCAAAGATAGAATGCCATTGTGGACAACTCCAACCAGACAGCCAGTACATATACTTTTCAGTGTTGAAGGCTACATAAGCTAAGGGTGTAGTAAAGAGGCATTTTTAGATTTTCACAGAAAAGGCTGTATTTGTATGTCTGAGACAATCTTTCCACATGtcaaaagtacaaaaataatctaCATCACATTCAGGTTTCAAAATATGTGCAAAATGACAACAAAGCTGTACAATATCAGTCAGAGTCAGACGGAGGGTCACGTCCCTGTCGAAGACCTCCTGCTTTGTCCCTTTGTCAGGTACAGCATGGATACATGCCACAcgcagaagtactccgatgacaccacgattgtggcatgtatcagggagggtggggagggggagtacagggcattggtggtagactttgtggagtggtgtcaacagaacaagctccagctgaacatctccaagacgaaggaaatggtgctggatttctggcaGTGTAAGAAGAATGTACTTTGCCCACCAGGTGGTACCTCTAGTGAAGTGTATGTCCTGTtggtgtagtatatgtcctgttagtatATGTCTTGTGGTCTGTCATGTCCTGTGTAGTCAGTGTTTCGATTTTCTCCTGGtatttatttatccagtatttatcaTGTACATTTATGTCTGAGCAGGGGATATTCACAAtgtcctccaggattaataaagtatgcatttatctatctatctatctatctatccatctagaGTCAGGCTGTCATTTCTGATTTGTCTTCTGGTTGGGGAGGCTCAATCTCCATGGCCATCAgatgacctgagaaggaaggaCAGGATAATTATGAGATGTATTTTCCTTCTGAGCAGCACTGGACAGACTCTTTTCTCCTTCTCACTCTCAGTAGAGTCTTCCTCAGGTCTGGTGGCGATGAAGATCCAAGCGAGCCCCACCAGCAGAGCCACCACCAGGTTGATGGTCACCCATGGGTTGA from Antennarius striatus isolate MH-2024 chromosome 24, ASM4005453v1, whole genome shotgun sequence includes these protein-coding regions:
- the cyp20a1 gene encoding cytochrome P450 20A1 — translated: MLDFAIFAVTFVIILVGAVLYLYPSSRRTSGIPGLNPTDEKDGNLPDLVNRGSLHEFLVSLHQEFGPVASFWFGGRPVVSLGSVQELQQHINPNHSTDSFETMLKSLLGYQSGMNGGPTENLIRKKVYQGAINNTLKNNFPLMLKLVEELVEKWRSFPDAQHIPLCSHLLCLAMKTVTQLALGESFTDDTEVISFRKNHDVIWSEIGKGYMDGSLEKSSSRKGRYEKALSEMESMLLSVVKERKAQRKQSVFVDALLQSSLSERQVMEDCMVFLLAGCAITANLCIWALHFLSTSDDIQDKLYQELEEVLGSDPVSMDKIPQLKYCQHVLNETVRTAKLTPVAARLQEVEGKVDQHVIPKETLVIYALGVVLQDSDTWSIPYRFDPDRFEEESVRKSFCLLGFSGNQTCPELRFAYTLTTVLLSTLVRQLKLQQLKGQVMEVRSELVSTPKDETWVTVSRRS